Proteins from one Nitrobacteraceae bacterium AZCC 2146 genomic window:
- a CDS encoding glycyl-tRNA synthetase alpha chain (product_source=KO:K01878; cath_funfam=1.20.58.180,3.30.930.10; cog=COG0752; ko=KO:K01878; pfam=PF02091; superfamily=55681; tigrfam=TIGR00388) has product MTADSLPPHMRPERSFQGFILALQRFWADQGCVILQPYDMEMGAGTFHPATTLRALGPKPWKAAYVQPSRRPKDGRYGQNPNRLQHYYQFQVIIKPSPPDLQDLYLKSLAAIGIDSSLHDVRFVEDDWESPTLGAWGLGWECWCDGMEVSQFTYFQQVAGVECSPVAGELTYGLERLAMYVQGVDRVYDLNFNGREGAEKVTYGDVFLQAEQEYSRHNFEHSDADMLFKQFTMAEEACRKYLDAGWKDNKREAHLMALPAYDQCIKASHVFNLLDARGVISVTERQSYIGRVRDLAKACGEAWMRTEAGGANSSPSLRGESL; this is encoded by the coding sequence GTGACTGCAGACTCCTTGCCTCCGCACATGCGCCCGGAACGTTCGTTCCAGGGCTTTATCCTCGCTCTCCAGCGCTTCTGGGCCGATCAGGGCTGCGTGATCCTGCAGCCCTATGACATGGAGATGGGCGCGGGCACGTTTCATCCGGCAACCACACTGCGCGCGCTCGGGCCGAAGCCGTGGAAAGCGGCCTATGTGCAGCCGTCGCGGCGGCCGAAGGATGGCCGCTATGGCCAGAACCCGAACCGGCTGCAGCATTATTATCAGTTTCAGGTGATCATCAAACCGTCGCCGCCGGACCTTCAGGATCTGTATCTGAAGTCGCTGGCAGCGATCGGTATCGATTCAAGCCTGCATGACGTGCGCTTCGTCGAGGACGACTGGGAGAGCCCGACTTTGGGCGCCTGGGGGCTCGGCTGGGAATGCTGGTGCGACGGCATGGAAGTCAGCCAGTTCACCTACTTTCAGCAGGTCGCGGGCGTCGAATGTTCGCCGGTCGCCGGCGAACTCACTTACGGCCTCGAGCGCCTCGCCATGTATGTGCAGGGCGTCGACCGCGTCTACGATCTCAACTTCAACGGCCGCGAAGGCGCCGAGAAGGTGACCTATGGCGACGTCTTCCTGCAGGCCGAGCAGGAATATTCGCGGCACAATTTCGAGCACTCCGACGCCGACATGCTGTTCAAGCAGTTCACGATGGCGGAAGAGGCCTGCAGGAAATATCTCGACGCCGGCTGGAAAGACAATAAGCGCGAGGCGCACCTGATGGCGCTGCCGGCCTATGACCAGTGCATCAAGGCCAGCCACGTCTTCAACCTGCTCGACGCCCGCGGTGTGATCTCGGTCACCGAACGGCAGAGCTACATCGGCCGCGTCCGCGACCTCGCCAAGGCCTGCGGCGAAGCGTGGATGAGGACAGAAGCGGGAGGTGCGAATTCTTCACCCTCCCTGCGCGGGGAGAGCCTGTAA
- a CDS encoding hypothetical protein (product_source=Hypo-rule applied; transmembrane_helix_parts=Outside_1_9,TMhelix_10_28,Inside_29_70) codes for MTDKDRAMPPLVALAGALGSAAIVRWAYRTAKRINQELEEARLARVTERADSAEIRTLRRDPATGAYRPG; via the coding sequence ATGACCGACAAGGATCGAGCAATGCCGCCGCTGGTTGCACTTGCAGGCGCTCTCGGGAGCGCCGCCATCGTCCGCTGGGCCTACCGGACCGCGAAACGGATCAATCAGGAACTGGAAGAGGCGCGTCTGGCGCGGGTCACCGAGCGGGCCGACTCCGCCGAAATACGCACGCTGCGGCGGGATCCCGCCACCGGGGCGTACCGCCCGGGCTGA
- a CDS encoding signal peptide peptidase SppA (product_source=TIGR00706; cath_funfam=3.90.226.10; cog=COG0616; pfam=PF01343; superfamily=52096; tigrfam=TIGR00706), whose product MSESSLMTTLTELIPTRFRRSAAVVPVVRLSGVIGAVTPLRPGMSLAGVAKVLERAFATKNAKAVALVINSPGGSPVQSRQIYLRIRQLAAEKKLPVLVFVEDVAASGGYMIACAGDEIFVDPSSIVGSIGVVGGTFGFQELIKKIGVERRLYTAGVHKAMLDPFLPENPEDVARVKALQREIHAIFIGLVKGSRGAKLKGAEDVLFSGEYWAGETSVALGLSDAIGDLRTVLRGRYGDKVLTPVISPPTGMISSLLGRKSAGAGTQISTDGLSGLPEQLISALETRAIWAKYGF is encoded by the coding sequence ATGAGCGAATCCAGTCTGATGACGACATTGACGGAGCTGATCCCGACGCGGTTTCGGCGAAGCGCTGCGGTGGTGCCGGTGGTGCGGCTGTCCGGCGTGATCGGCGCAGTGACGCCGCTGCGGCCGGGGATGTCGCTGGCTGGTGTCGCCAAGGTGCTGGAGCGCGCCTTCGCCACCAAGAACGCCAAGGCGGTGGCGCTCGTGATCAATTCGCCGGGCGGCTCGCCGGTGCAGTCGCGCCAGATCTATCTGCGGATCAGGCAACTCGCCGCCGAGAAGAAGCTGCCGGTGCTGGTGTTCGTCGAGGACGTCGCGGCATCCGGCGGCTACATGATCGCCTGCGCCGGCGACGAGATTTTCGTCGATCCGTCCTCGATTGTCGGCTCGATCGGTGTGGTCGGCGGCACGTTCGGATTCCAGGAGCTGATCAAGAAGATCGGCGTCGAGCGGCGGCTCTATACCGCCGGCGTGCACAAGGCGATGCTGGACCCGTTCCTGCCGGAAAACCCCGAGGATGTGGCGCGGGTCAAAGCCCTGCAACGGGAGATCCACGCCATCTTCATCGGCCTGGTGAAGGGCAGCCGCGGCGCCAAGCTGAAAGGTGCCGAGGACGTGCTGTTCTCCGGGGAATACTGGGCCGGCGAGACCTCTGTCGCGCTCGGCCTCAGCGATGCCATCGGCGATCTCCGCACCGTGCTGCGCGGCCGCTATGGCGACAAGGTGCTGACTCCGGTGATTTCGCCGCCGACCGGCATGATTTCGAGCCTGCTCGGCCGCAAATCCGCCGGTGCGGGGACGCAAATCTCAACGGACGGCTTGTCCGGCCTGCCGGAGCAGCTGATTTCGGCGCTGGAAACCCGGGCGATCTGGGCCAAATACGGCTTTTGA
- a CDS encoding hypothetical protein (product_source=Hypo-rule applied) produces the protein MKIYLLMLIMGTLLTAIHFTSAPQKRSETLPQ, from the coding sequence ATGAAGATCTATCTGCTGATGCTGATTATGGGCACCCTTCTGACGGCGATTCATTTTACGTCTGCGCCGCAGAAGCGCTCCGAAACGCTCCCCCAATAA
- a CDS encoding tRNA1(Val) A37 N6-methylase TrmN6 (product_source=COG4123; cath_funfam=3.40.50.150; cog=COG4123; pfam=PF05175; superfamily=53335), producing the protein MTEAIETTDDAFLGGQLRLRQPTSGHRAGHDAILLAAATSAQSGDRVVDFGSGVGTAGLAVARRVAGISLVLVEIDPQLAGLARDNAAANDLQADVVVMDIASAAEAFVATGLPPDSVDAVLMNPPFNDPVRHRASPDKVREVAHVATAATLESWIHAARRLLKSGGVLTLIWRADGISEVLAALDRGFGSLAIVPVYGDPAQPAIRILVRAVKGGRAPAAICAGLTLRDAAGAPDPYIQQVLSGQAALPWASL; encoded by the coding sequence ATGACTGAGGCGATCGAGACCACCGACGACGCCTTCCTTGGCGGGCAATTGCGGCTGCGGCAACCAACATCCGGTCACCGCGCCGGGCACGATGCGATATTGCTCGCGGCAGCGACGTCGGCGCAATCAGGCGACAGGGTGGTAGATTTTGGGTCCGGCGTCGGCACGGCGGGGCTGGCGGTCGCCCGGCGCGTTGCCGGTATTTCGCTGGTGCTGGTCGAGATCGATCCGCAGCTGGCAGGGCTGGCGCGCGACAATGCCGCCGCGAATGACCTGCAGGCCGATGTCGTCGTGATGGATATCGCTTCTGCCGCGGAAGCCTTCGTCGCGACGGGGCTGCCGCCGGACAGCGTCGACGCCGTGTTGATGAACCCCCCGTTCAACGATCCCGTCCGGCACCGTGCCTCGCCAGACAAGGTTCGCGAGGTCGCTCATGTGGCAACAGCGGCGACACTGGAGAGCTGGATTCATGCCGCGCGGCGGCTGCTGAAATCCGGCGGCGTGCTGACGTTGATCTGGCGGGCCGACGGAATTTCGGAGGTGCTGGCGGCGCTGGATCGCGGCTTCGGCAGCCTGGCGATCGTGCCGGTGTATGGCGATCCGGCACAGCCTGCGATCCGGATTCTGGTGCGTGCGGTGAAGGGCGGCCGGGCGCCTGCGGCGATTTGCGCAGGCCTGACGCTTCGGGATGCGGCGGGGGCGCCCGATCCCTACATACAGCAAGTGCTGTCGGGACAAGCCGCGCTGCCTTGGGCGTCGCTCTGA
- a CDS encoding hypothetical protein (product_source=Hypo-rule applied; pfam=PF09413; superfamily=54913): MRELLRTNDVVLVSAVGALLDGANIHHLVLDQNMSIIEGSLGVLPRRILVHEDDNAEARQVLTDAGLAHELRAND; encoded by the coding sequence GTGCGCGAATTGCTGCGGACCAACGATGTGGTGCTGGTGTCGGCGGTGGGAGCATTGCTCGACGGCGCCAACATCCATCACCTGGTGCTGGACCAGAACATGAGCATCATTGAAGGCTCGCTGGGCGTGCTTCCGCGCCGGATTCTGGTGCATGAGGACGACAACGCCGAAGCGCGGCAGGTGCTGACCGACGCCGGCCTCGCCCATGAGCTGCGGGCCAATGACTGA
- a CDS encoding octaprenyl-diphosphate synthase (product_source=KO:K02523; cath_funfam=1.10.600.10; cog=COG0142; ko=KO:K02523; pfam=PF00348; superfamily=48576), with protein sequence MAVIVPFESHSTASIDQLVGLVAADMERVNATILSRTGSEVTMIPEVANHLISSGGKRLRPMLTLAMANLTGYSGEGHIKLAASVEFMHTATLLHDDVVDQSELRRGKLSARMLWGNEASVLVGDFLLGQAFRMMVEVGSLRALDILSSAAATIAEGEVMQLAAAKNTATTEDEYLAVIRGKTAELFAAACEVGPVIANRPKAEQTACRSVGMNLGIAFQLVDDVLDYGGKAAKLGKNVGDDFREGKITLPVVLAFRRGNDAERAFWIKALERGEIEDGDLDHAIGLMTKHRALEDTINRAQHYGAMAVDALALFPSSPMKTALEQVVAFCLARSH encoded by the coding sequence GTGGCGGTGATTGTTCCCTTCGAGAGCCACTCGACAGCATCGATAGATCAACTGGTGGGCCTTGTCGCGGCCGATATGGAGCGCGTCAACGCGACCATCCTGTCGCGCACCGGCTCGGAAGTCACCATGATCCCGGAGGTCGCCAACCACCTGATCTCGTCGGGCGGCAAGCGGCTGCGGCCAATGCTGACGCTGGCAATGGCGAACCTCACCGGCTACAGCGGCGAAGGCCATATCAAGCTCGCCGCCTCCGTCGAATTCATGCATACCGCCACCCTGCTGCATGACGACGTGGTCGATCAGAGCGAATTGCGCCGCGGCAAATTGTCCGCGCGGATGTTGTGGGGCAACGAGGCCAGCGTGCTGGTCGGCGACTTCCTGCTCGGCCAGGCATTCCGGATGATGGTCGAGGTCGGCTCGCTGCGCGCGCTCGACATCCTGTCGTCGGCCGCCGCCACCATCGCCGAGGGCGAGGTGATGCAGCTCGCCGCCGCTAAAAATACCGCCACCACCGAAGACGAATATCTCGCCGTGATCCGCGGCAAGACCGCCGAGCTGTTCGCCGCCGCCTGCGAGGTCGGCCCGGTGATCGCCAACCGCCCGAAGGCCGAACAGACCGCCTGCCGCTCGGTGGGCATGAATCTCGGCATCGCCTTCCAGCTGGTCGATGACGTGCTCGACTACGGCGGCAAGGCCGCCAAGCTCGGCAAGAATGTCGGCGACGATTTCCGCGAGGGCAAGATCACACTGCCGGTGGTGCTGGCGTTCCGCCGCGGCAATGACGCCGAGCGCGCGTTCTGGATCAAGGCGCTGGAGCGCGGCGAGATCGAGGACGGCGATCTCGATCACGCCATCGGCCTGATGACCAAGCACCGCGCGCTGGAAGACACCATCAACCGCGCCCAGCATTACGGCGCCATGGCCGTCGATGCGCTGGCGCTGTTTCCGTCGTCACCGATGAAGACCGCGCTCGAACAGGTCGTGGCGTTCTGCCTGGCAAGGTCGCACTAA
- a CDS encoding 4-diphosphocytidyl-2-C-methyl-D-erythritol kinase (product_source=KO:K00919; cath_funfam=3.30.230.10,3.30.70.890; cog=COG1947; ko=KO:K00919; pfam=PF00288,PF08544; superfamily=54211,55060; tigrfam=TIGR00154): MSALGEDARAKVNLTLRVVGRRVDGYHDLESVVAFADCADRLTLDAGVGLALTTTGPRAQECGDTDDNLVIKAARLLGERVEALTFGSFALDKQLPVAAGIGGGSADAAAALRLLARANHLALDDARLIEVARLTGADVPVCLASQACVMTGIGESLMPLSLPRLPCVMVNPRVPVATKDVFKELGLKSGELRVGVTDVLKAPRWPGNGASINDWVVALAAGTNDLEAPALKVEPVIGEVLSALRDAAGTRLARMSGSGATCFAIFANDADARRAAQTIQLAHPLWWVHAGALS, encoded by the coding sequence ATGTCGGCGCTGGGGGAAGACGCACGGGCCAAGGTCAATCTGACCCTTCGGGTGGTTGGCCGCCGTGTCGATGGCTATCACGATCTCGAAAGTGTCGTGGCGTTCGCCGATTGCGCGGACCGCCTGACGCTAGATGCTGGCGTCGGGCTTGCCTTGACGACCACGGGGCCGCGCGCGCAGGAATGCGGCGACACCGACGACAACCTCGTCATCAAGGCCGCGCGCCTGCTCGGCGAGCGGGTCGAAGCTCTTACATTCGGCAGCTTTGCGCTCGACAAGCAGTTGCCGGTGGCGGCGGGAATCGGCGGCGGCTCCGCCGATGCTGCCGCGGCATTGCGCCTGCTGGCGCGCGCCAACCATCTCGCTCTTGACGATGCCCGCCTGATCGAAGTCGCCCGCCTGACAGGCGCCGACGTCCCGGTGTGTCTGGCCTCACAGGCTTGCGTCATGACCGGCATCGGCGAAAGCCTGATGCCGCTCAGCCTGCCGCGGCTGCCTTGCGTGATGGTCAATCCGCGGGTGCCGGTAGCGACCAAGGATGTGTTCAAGGAATTGGGCCTGAAGAGCGGCGAACTCCGCGTTGGCGTCACCGACGTGCTGAAGGCGCCGCGGTGGCCTGGTAACGGAGCCTCCATCAACGACTGGGTCGTCGCACTCGCCGCCGGCACCAATGATCTGGAAGCGCCGGCGCTGAAGGTCGAGCCGGTGATCGGCGAGGTGCTGTCCGCGCTACGCGACGCCGCCGGCACGCGGCTGGCGCGGATGTCCGGCTCCGGTGCAACCTGCTTCGCGATCTTTGCCAATGACGCCGACGCCCGACGCGCCGCGCAGACGATCCAGCTCGCGCATCCGCTGTGGTGGGTGCATGCGGGCGCGTTGAGCTAG
- a CDS encoding tetratricopeptide (TPR) repeat protein (product_source=COG0457; cath_funfam=1.25.40.10; cleavage_site_network=SignalP-noTM; cog=COG0457; pfam=PF13414; smart=SM00028; superfamily=48452), with protein MFSIRFNRLTLAAAAFAVIAMPGQLLAQTPDHTADSSAQFPSSRDLKSLTTAGSYLAARHASVERDATSAAAFYRSALRTDPKNNELLDRAFISSLADGDIDEAVKLADRILLIDKSNRVARLVVGVRDLKLKKYAAAQQNINQSVRGPITDLVATLLSGWASYGAGDSKTAISNIDKLAGPEWYPIFKDLHAGMLLDLAGKQKDAGARFERAYKLDDSALRVADAYARWLSRNKDDAAALAVYENFNKKLARHPLVLEGIRETQAGKKLTPLVDSPQTGAAEALYGIGASLTRRGGEDLALVYLQLSLYLAPNHSLALLSLADLYESVKKPQMAIKVYERVPANSALKRNAQIQQATDLDAADRSDEAITILRGVVKEDPKDLEAIMALGNIERGRKKFADCAQTYTQGIDVLAAQSDKPNWVYFYFRGICQERSKQWAKAETDMRKALELQPEQPHVLNYLGYSWIDQGINLDDAMKMIKRAVDQRPDDGYIVDSLGWAYFRIGNYEDAVKTLERAIDLKPEDPTINDHLGDAYWRVGRTLEAKFQWAHARDLKPEAEELPKIEAKIENGLADDASSSAASADKKKEDGKGG; from the coding sequence ATGTTTTCCATTCGTTTCAATCGCTTGACGCTCGCCGCCGCCGCTTTCGCGGTGATTGCGATGCCGGGCCAGCTTCTCGCGCAGACCCCCGACCATACCGCCGACAGTTCGGCGCAGTTTCCCAGCAGCCGCGATCTGAAATCACTGACCACCGCCGGCAGCTACCTCGCCGCGCGCCACGCCAGCGTTGAACGCGACGCCACCTCAGCTGCGGCGTTTTACCGCTCGGCGTTGCGCACCGATCCGAAGAACAACGAACTGCTGGACCGCGCCTTCATCTCCTCGCTCGCCGACGGCGATATCGATGAGGCCGTGAAGCTGGCCGATCGCATCCTGCTGATCGACAAATCCAACCGCGTGGCGCGCCTCGTGGTCGGCGTCCGTGATCTCAAGCTGAAGAAATACGCCGCCGCGCAGCAGAACATCAATCAGTCGGTCCGCGGACCGATCACCGATCTGGTCGCAACACTGCTGTCGGGCTGGGCCAGCTACGGCGCCGGCGACAGCAAGACGGCGATTTCCAACATCGACAAGCTGGCCGGACCGGAATGGTATCCGATCTTCAAGGATCTCCATGCCGGCATGCTGCTCGATCTCGCCGGCAAGCAGAAGGACGCCGGCGCGCGCTTCGAGCGCGCCTACAAGCTCGATGATTCCGCGCTGCGCGTCGCCGACGCCTATGCGCGCTGGCTGTCGCGCAACAAGGACGACGCAGCGGCGCTGGCCGTCTACGAGAATTTCAACAAGAAGCTGGCGCGTCATCCGCTGGTGCTGGAAGGTATCCGCGAGACCCAGGCCGGCAAGAAGCTGACGCCGCTGGTGGATAGCCCGCAGACCGGTGCCGCCGAAGCGCTGTACGGCATCGGTGCTTCGCTGACTCGCCGCGGCGGCGAAGACCTTGCGCTGGTCTATCTGCAGCTGTCGCTGTATCTCGCGCCCAACCATTCGCTGGCGCTGCTGTCGCTCGCCGATCTCTACGAGTCGGTGAAGAAGCCGCAGATGGCGATCAAGGTCTATGAGCGCGTGCCGGCCAATTCGGCGCTGAAGCGCAATGCGCAGATCCAGCAGGCCACCGATCTCGACGCCGCCGACCGCAGCGACGAGGCGATCACGATCCTCAGGGGCGTGGTGAAGGAAGATCCGAAGGATCTCGAAGCCATCATGGCGCTCGGTAACATCGAGCGCGGCCGCAAGAAATTCGCCGACTGCGCGCAGACCTACACCCAGGGCATCGACGTGCTGGCCGCCCAGTCCGACAAGCCGAACTGGGTGTATTTCTACTTCCGCGGCATCTGCCAGGAGCGCTCCAAGCAGTGGGCCAAGGCGGAGACCGACATGCGCAAGGCGCTCGAACTGCAGCCCGAGCAGCCGCATGTGCTGAACTATCTCGGCTATTCCTGGATCGACCAAGGCATCAATCTCGACGACGCCATGAAGATGATCAAGCGCGCCGTCGATCAGCGCCCGGACGACGGCTACATCGTCGATTCGCTGGGCTGGGCATATTTCCGCATCGGCAACTACGAGGACGCGGTGAAGACGCTGGAGCGCGCCATCGATCTGAAGCCGGAAGATCCCACCATCAACGACCATCTCGGCGATGCCTATTGGCGCGTCGGCCGCACGCTGGAAGCAAAATTCCAGTGGGCGCATGCCCGCGACCTGAAGCCGGAAGCGGAAGAGCTGCCGAAGATCGAAGCCAAGATCGAAAACGGCTTGGCGGATGATGCCTCCTCTTCTGCCGCCTCGGCGGACAAGAAAAAAGAAGACGGCAAGGGCGGCTGA
- a CDS encoding electron-transferring-flavoprotein dehydrogenase (product_source=KO:K00311; cath_funfam=3.30.70.20,3.50.50.60; cog=COG0644; ko=KO:K00311; pfam=PF05187,PF13450; superfamily=51905,54862) yields MSTEELPLRESMEFDVVIVGAGPSGLAAAIRLKQLNAELSIVVVEKGSEVGAHILSGAVIDPVSLDKLIPDWRDDADCPLKTQVKDDQFYLLTKTGGFRLPNFLMPPLMNNHHCYITSLGMVCRWLGAKAEALGVEIYPGFAAAETLYDENGAVRGIATGDMGIGRDGKPKDSFTRGMELLGKYTLFAEGARGSLTKQLIAKFALDKDCEPGKFGIGLKEIWQIDPAKHKKGTVQHSFGWPLDNDTGGGSFLYHYDDNLVAVGFVLHLNYENPYLYPFEEFQRFKTHPRIRDTFAGAKRLAYGSRAITEGGYQSVPRLTFPGGALIGCAAGFVNVPRIKGVHNAMASGMQAAEHVNAALQAGRANDELVDYENGWRSSSIGKDLFPVRNAKPLWSKFGTLLGNALGGFDMWCNTFGFSLFGTLKHAKPDRKTLKPAKDYQPIVYPKPDGKLTFDRLSSVFLSNTNHEEDQPIHLKVADMNLQKTSELDVYAGPSNRYCPAGVYEWVEETAGPRFQINAQNCVHCKTCDVKDPNGNITWVPPEGGGGPNYEAM; encoded by the coding sequence ATGAGCACTGAAGAACTGCCGCTGCGCGAGTCCATGGAATTCGATGTCGTCATCGTCGGCGCCGGCCCGTCCGGCCTGGCCGCCGCGATCCGGCTGAAGCAGCTCAACGCGGAGCTGTCGATCGTGGTGGTCGAAAAGGGCTCTGAAGTCGGCGCGCACATCTTATCCGGTGCGGTGATCGATCCGGTGTCGCTCGACAAATTGATCCCGGACTGGCGCGACGACGCCGATTGCCCGCTGAAGACCCAGGTCAAGGACGATCAGTTCTACCTGCTGACGAAGACCGGCGGCTTCCGGCTGCCGAACTTCCTGATGCCGCCGCTGATGAATAACCATCACTGCTACATCACCTCGCTCGGCATGGTGTGCCGCTGGCTCGGCGCCAAGGCCGAGGCGCTCGGCGTCGAGATCTATCCGGGCTTCGCCGCGGCCGAAACGCTCTACGACGAGAACGGCGCGGTGCGCGGCATCGCCACTGGCGACATGGGCATCGGGCGCGACGGCAAGCCGAAGGATTCGTTCACGCGCGGCATGGAGCTGCTCGGCAAGTACACGCTGTTCGCCGAAGGCGCGCGCGGCAGTCTGACCAAGCAGCTGATCGCCAAGTTCGCGCTCGACAAGGATTGCGAACCGGGCAAGTTCGGCATCGGGCTCAAGGAAATCTGGCAGATTGATCCGGCCAAGCACAAGAAGGGCACGGTGCAGCACTCGTTCGGCTGGCCGCTCGACAACGACACCGGCGGCGGCTCGTTCCTGTATCACTACGACGATAATCTGGTGGCCGTCGGCTTTGTCCTGCACCTGAATTACGAAAATCCGTATCTCTATCCGTTCGAGGAATTCCAGCGCTTCAAGACCCACCCCAGGATCCGCGACACCTTCGCCGGCGCGAAGCGTCTGGCCTATGGATCGCGGGCGATCACCGAAGGCGGCTATCAGTCGGTGCCGCGCCTGACCTTCCCCGGCGGTGCGCTGATCGGCTGCGCGGCGGGCTTCGTCAACGTGCCGCGCATCAAGGGCGTCCACAATGCCATGGCCAGCGGCATGCAGGCCGCCGAGCACGTCAACGCCGCGCTGCAGGCCGGCCGCGCCAATGATGAACTGGTCGATTACGAAAACGGCTGGCGGTCGTCCTCGATCGGCAAGGACCTGTTTCCGGTCCGCAACGCCAAGCCGCTGTGGTCGAAATTCGGCACGCTGCTCGGCAATGCGCTGGGCGGTTTCGACATGTGGTGCAACACGTTCGGCTTTTCGCTGTTCGGCACGCTCAAGCACGCCAAGCCGGATCGCAAGACGCTGAAGCCGGCGAAGGACTATCAGCCGATCGTCTATCCGAAGCCGGACGGCAAGCTGACGTTCGACCGTCTGTCGTCGGTGTTCCTCTCCAATACCAATCACGAGGAGGATCAGCCGATCCATCTCAAGGTCGCCGACATGAACCTGCAGAAGACGTCGGAGCTCGACGTCTATGCCGGCCCCTCGAATCGCTATTGCCCGGCGGGCGTCTATGAATGGGTCGAGGAAACCGCCGGGCCGCGCTTCCAGATCAACGCGCAGAATTGCGTCCACTGCAAAACCTGCGACGTGAAGGACCCCAACGGCAATATCACCTGGGTTCCGCCGGAAGGCGGCGGCGGGCCGAACTACGAGGCGATGTAA
- a CDS encoding uracil-DNA glycosylase family 4 (product_source=TIGR00758; cath_funfam=3.40.470.10; cog=COG1573; ko=KO:K21929; pfam=PF03167; smart=SM00986; superfamily=52141; tigrfam=TIGR00758), with protein MTPEPAPTVAQLLAFYREAGVDCALMDEPVNRLSDMDAAPVREPTEAAPKRPILASMQPNVPARPMPAAKVELAPDVAINAAREAARTAPSLEVLRSLLEGFDGCALKSTATRLVFADGNPQARIMFVGEAPGRDEDIEGLPFVGRSGKLLDRMMAAIGLNRTSAYIANVIPWRPPGNRTPTPQETQICLPFIQRQIELVNPDILVTLGNPSTQTLLQTRDGIMKSRGRWVDYDTGTRKIRAIASFHPAYLLRSPSYKRMAWLDLRSIAKALEALPARNP; from the coding sequence ATGACGCCTGAGCCCGCGCCCACCGTCGCCCAATTGCTGGCCTTTTATCGCGAGGCCGGAGTCGATTGCGCCCTGATGGACGAGCCGGTCAACCGGCTCTCCGACATGGATGCCGCACCGGTCCGGGAGCCGACCGAGGCCGCGCCGAAGCGGCCGATTTTGGCCTCGATGCAGCCGAACGTCCCGGCGCGGCCGATGCCCGCAGCAAAGGTCGAGCTCGCGCCGGACGTGGCGATCAATGCCGCCCGGGAAGCCGCGCGCACGGCGCCGTCGCTGGAGGTGCTGCGCAGCCTGCTGGAGGGCTTCGACGGCTGCGCGCTGAAATCCACCGCGACGCGGCTGGTGTTCGCCGACGGCAATCCGCAGGCGCGCATCATGTTCGTCGGCGAGGCACCGGGCCGTGACGAGGATATCGAGGGCCTGCCGTTCGTCGGCCGCTCCGGCAAGCTGCTCGACCGGATGATGGCGGCGATCGGGCTCAACCGCACAAGCGCCTACATCGCCAATGTGATTCCGTGGCGGCCGCCGGGCAACCGCACGCCGACGCCGCAGGAGACCCAGATCTGCCTGCCGTTCATCCAGCGCCAGATCGAACTGGTCAATCCGGACATCCTGGTCACGCTCGGCAATCCTTCCACCCAGACGCTGCTGCAGACCCGCGATGGCATCATGAAGTCGCGGGGACGCTGGGTCGATTACGACACCGGCACCCGGAAGATCCGCGCCATTGCCAGCTTCCATCCGGCCTATCTGCTGCGCTCGCCCTCCTACAAGCGGATGGCGTGGCTGGATCTGCGGTCGATTGCAAAGGCGCTAGAAGCGTTGCCCGCTCGTAATCCGTAG